One Cellulomonas sp. NS3 genomic region harbors:
- a CDS encoding flagellin, which translates to MGLSINQNIAAVNSYRNLSNTQNDLSKSLEKLSSGFRINRAADDAAGLAISEGLRSQVGGLKVAARNAQDGISVVQTAEGALTETHAILQRVRDLAVQAGNDSNNTEARNNIKTESDSLVAELGRIAESTNFNGTKLLDGSAGGGSGQLKFQVGADGDVNSQITVDLNGANVKAIKDNLTLTGTSSSGTSFALASNLAAVDTTAKTFSSTKNGVTTTVTTGTLKDQIGGTSNATGFQSVEELAGALRADANFASSFTVSVTKDANGAGTGIVVRAIDGGTLTTAGNTTPGAGLAAGAEGATVPAGLAFDSAANAQESIKKIDEQIKTVSTARAGLGALQNRFEHTIKNVNVAVENLSASESRIRDTDMASEMVSFTRAQILSQAGTSMLAQANQIPQGVLSLLR; encoded by the coding sequence ATGGGTCTCTCGATCAACCAGAACATCGCGGCCGTTAACTCGTACCGCAACCTCAGCAACACCCAGAACGACCTCTCCAAGTCGCTCGAGAAGCTGTCGTCGGGCTTCCGCATCAACCGTGCGGCGGACGACGCGGCCGGTCTCGCGATCTCCGAGGGCCTGCGCTCGCAGGTCGGCGGCCTGAAGGTTGCGGCTCGCAACGCGCAGGACGGCATCTCGGTCGTGCAGACCGCGGAAGGCGCGCTCACGGAGACGCACGCGATCCTGCAGCGTGTGCGTGACCTGGCCGTCCAGGCCGGTAACGACTCGAACAACACCGAGGCGCGCAACAACATCAAGACGGAGTCCGACAGCCTCGTCGCCGAGCTCGGCCGCATCGCCGAGTCCACGAACTTCAACGGCACCAAGCTTCTCGACGGCTCCGCCGGCGGTGGCTCGGGTCAGCTCAAGTTCCAGGTCGGGGCGGACGGCGACGTCAACAGCCAGATCACCGTCGACCTGAACGGCGCCAACGTCAAGGCGATCAAGGACAACCTCACGCTCACGGGGACGTCCTCCAGCGGCACGAGCTTCGCCCTGGCCTCGAACCTCGCGGCGGTCGACACCACCGCCAAGACGTTCTCCTCGACGAAGAACGGTGTCACCACCACGGTGACGACCGGCACCCTGAAGGACCAGATCGGTGGCACGTCGAACGCGACGGGCTTCCAGAGCGTCGAGGAGCTGGCGGGCGCGCTGCGCGCGGACGCCAACTTCGCGTCGAGCTTCACCGTCTCGGTCACGAAGGACGCGAACGGCGCCGGTACCGGGATCGTCGTGCGTGCGATCGACGGCGGCACGCTGACCACCGCCGGCAACACCACTCCGGGTGCCGGCCTCGCCGCTGGCGCCGAGGGCGCCACGGTGCCCGCCGGTCTCGCGTTCGACTCCGCCGCGAACGCGCAGGAGTCGATCAAGAAGATCGACGAGCAGATCAAGACGGTTTCGACGGCGCGTGCCGGTCTCGGTGCGCTTCAGAACCGCTTCGAGCACACGATCAAGAACGTGAACGTGGCGGTCGAGAACCTGTCCGCGTCGGAGAGCCGCATCCGCGACACCGACATGGCGTCGGAGATGGTCTCGTTCACGCGGGCCCAGATCCTCTCGCAGGCCGGCACGTCGATGCTCGCGCAGGCCAACCAGATCCCCCAGGGCGTGCTCTCGCTCCTGCGGTGA
- a CDS encoding EAL and HDOD domain-containing protein, translating to MSVIDDPSTPARVSEISVLRQPVVYVDRSVYGYAVRVAALDPAGEAVPEHDIAGFADAEYARLDLPRLAGDRVVFLRATPRVLRGEVGLLRPPSGVVLEITPELTHLPDVGGLVAVARERGLGIALADYTGTVAQDALLDQADFVKIDVGRGYDRLAMLVARAQGAGVLVIAERADTRERIKAGLDLGVEMLQGPMFERDPETVGRSFTAGELQCLELLQLLTQDHIDQAAVVRTVGTDPELVMRVLHLVNASTFALRRKVDSVHQAVVLVGPHQLSAVAMASLVDAQPTTIGPLWSILTRALSCRAVTGADAAYTVGLLSAVAAHQRIAVDDLVERTGVSADVADALRSFSGPYGPALAAVLALEENDIEGVRATGLEPYDVAQACLAVVPEALATATALAVAAPA from the coding sequence ATGAGCGTGATCGACGACCCGAGCACACCCGCGCGCGTGAGCGAGATCAGCGTGCTGCGGCAGCCCGTGGTCTACGTCGACCGGTCCGTGTACGGCTACGCGGTCCGCGTCGCCGCGCTCGACCCCGCGGGCGAGGCCGTCCCGGAGCACGACATCGCCGGCTTCGCCGACGCCGAGTACGCCCGCCTCGACCTCCCGCGCCTCGCCGGCGACCGCGTCGTGTTCCTGCGGGCGACGCCCCGCGTCCTGCGCGGCGAGGTCGGGCTCCTGCGGCCGCCGTCCGGCGTCGTCCTCGAGATCACCCCCGAGCTGACCCACCTGCCCGACGTCGGTGGGCTCGTCGCCGTCGCGCGCGAGCGCGGCCTCGGGATCGCGCTGGCCGACTACACCGGCACCGTGGCGCAGGACGCCCTGCTCGACCAGGCCGACTTCGTCAAGATCGACGTCGGCCGCGGCTACGACCGCCTCGCCATGCTCGTCGCCCGCGCCCAGGGCGCCGGGGTCCTCGTGATCGCCGAGCGCGCCGACACGCGCGAGCGCATCAAGGCCGGGCTCGACCTCGGCGTCGAGATGCTGCAGGGCCCCATGTTCGAGCGCGACCCCGAGACCGTGGGCCGCAGCTTCACCGCCGGCGAGCTCCAGTGCCTCGAGCTCCTCCAGCTCCTCACGCAGGACCACATCGACCAGGCCGCGGTCGTCCGCACCGTCGGGACCGACCCCGAGCTCGTCATGCGTGTCCTGCACCTGGTCAACGCGAGCACGTTCGCGCTGCGCCGCAAGGTCGACTCGGTGCACCAGGCGGTCGTGCTCGTCGGCCCCCACCAGCTCTCCGCCGTCGCGATGGCGTCGCTGGTCGACGCCCAGCCGACGACGATCGGCCCGCTCTGGTCGATCCTCACGCGCGCCCTCTCGTGCCGGGCCGTGACGGGGGCCGACGCCGCGTACACGGTCGGGCTGCTGTCCGCCGTGGCCGCGCACCAGCGCATCGCGGTCGACGACCTCGTCGAGCGCACCGGTGTCTCGGCCGACGTGGCCGACGCCCTGCGCAGCTTCTCCGGCCCGTACGGACCCGCGCTCGCCGCCGTCCTCGCGCTCGAGGAGAACGACATCGAGGGCGTCCGGGCGACCGGCCTCGAGCCCTACGACGTCGCGCAGGCGTGCCTCGCGGTCGTCCCCGAGGCGCTCGCGACCGCGACGGCTCTCGCGGTCGCCGCACCGGCCTGA
- a CDS encoding flagellar protein FlgN, whose product MALARLSDVLWKERHLLELLLFKLEEEQLVLTSGRTRWLGHATREVETVLEQIRDAELGRSVEADEVAALLGMEPGSSLLEISQHAPPPWDELLRAHRDAFVTLTAEIGQLADGNRELLAMSHRATQETLMTMQDTVQTYDVQGMASTPHDRSAQLLDRSF is encoded by the coding sequence GTGGCCCTTGCACGACTGTCCGACGTCCTGTGGAAGGAACGGCACCTCCTGGAGCTCCTGCTCTTCAAGCTCGAGGAGGAGCAGCTCGTCCTCACGAGCGGACGTACCCGGTGGCTCGGCCACGCGACCCGCGAGGTCGAGACGGTGCTCGAGCAGATCCGCGACGCCGAGCTCGGCCGCTCGGTCGAGGCCGACGAGGTCGCCGCCCTGCTCGGCATGGAGCCCGGCTCGAGCCTCCTCGAGATCTCCCAGCACGCCCCGCCGCCGTGGGACGAGCTGCTGCGCGCGCACCGCGACGCCTTCGTCACCCTGACCGCCGAGATCGGCCAGCTGGCCGACGGCAACCGCGAGCTCCTCGCGATGTCGCACCGCGCGACGCAGGAGACCCTCATGACGATGCAGGACACCGTCCAGACCTACGACGTACAGGGCATGGCCAGCACTCCTCACGACCGCAGCGCCCAGCTGCTCGACCGGTCGTTCTGA
- the flgK gene encoding flagellar hook-associated protein FlgK produces the protein MSTFSGLGTALSSLIAQRQALDVSGQNVANANTVGYTRQRAAMSALPAANVASMFSTSDGVGLGVNVTGVARLGDAFLDARVRTETAGASYLAAQSAAYSQLEKSVGEPATTGLAKQLTNLWGAFGDVSNTPDKDSARAVLLETAQAVVDRVASLYDAAESQWSHARTTTVGLVDQVNTTAANVADLNSRILAITNSGAAANELLDQRDQLVVQLSGLVGATTRTRPDGQLDVYVAGNTLVDGAKAKSLEVTGATTFAQATGGAAVTVGWAGKPGLSVGLDGGRVAGLLSVTAPPGTPAGSGGMLTEAAASYDALATQLATQVNALHSTATRADGTTAGGAFFAFDAGKPAALGLRVAITDPSHVAVGNPAKGPLDGSVGDALAKLGTAKDGPDATWSSTVVSLGVKTASAASRASVAEASRAAAASQQLAQASVDTDEEAVNMLAYQRAYEGAARVLTAIDEMLDTLINRTGVVGR, from the coding sequence GTGAGCACCTTCTCCGGACTCGGCACCGCGCTGAGCTCGCTCATCGCCCAGCGTCAGGCTCTCGACGTCTCGGGCCAGAACGTGGCGAACGCCAACACCGTCGGCTACACGCGCCAGCGTGCCGCGATGTCCGCGCTGCCCGCGGCGAACGTCGCCTCGATGTTCTCGACGTCGGACGGCGTCGGGCTCGGCGTCAACGTCACGGGCGTCGCACGCCTCGGCGACGCGTTCCTCGACGCCCGCGTGCGCACCGAGACGGCCGGGGCCTCCTACCTCGCCGCGCAGTCCGCCGCGTACTCCCAGCTCGAGAAGAGCGTGGGCGAGCCCGCGACGACCGGCCTCGCCAAGCAGCTGACGAACCTCTGGGGCGCGTTCGGCGACGTCTCGAACACCCCCGACAAGGACTCCGCCCGGGCCGTGCTGCTCGAGACCGCGCAGGCCGTCGTCGACCGCGTCGCGTCCCTCTACGACGCCGCCGAGTCGCAGTGGTCCCACGCGCGCACCACGACCGTCGGGCTCGTCGACCAGGTCAACACGACGGCCGCGAACGTCGCCGACCTCAACTCGCGCATCCTCGCGATCACCAACTCCGGCGCGGCCGCGAACGAGCTGCTCGACCAGCGCGACCAGCTCGTCGTCCAGCTCTCCGGCCTCGTCGGCGCGACGACCCGCACGCGCCCCGACGGCCAGCTCGACGTCTACGTCGCGGGCAACACGCTCGTCGACGGCGCGAAGGCCAAGTCGCTCGAGGTCACGGGCGCGACGACGTTCGCCCAGGCCACCGGCGGCGCCGCGGTCACGGTCGGCTGGGCCGGCAAGCCCGGCCTGTCCGTCGGGCTCGACGGCGGGCGCGTCGCGGGCCTGCTGTCCGTCACGGCTCCCCCGGGGACGCCGGCCGGCTCGGGCGGCATGCTCACCGAGGCCGCGGCGTCGTACGACGCGCTCGCGACGCAGCTCGCGACCCAGGTCAACGCGCTGCACTCGACCGCGACCCGGGCCGACGGCACGACGGCCGGCGGCGCGTTCTTCGCGTTCGACGCCGGCAAGCCGGCGGCCCTGGGCCTGCGCGTCGCGATCACCGACCCCAGCCACGTCGCGGTGGGCAACCCCGCGAAGGGCCCGCTCGACGGCTCCGTGGGCGACGCGCTCGCGAAGCTCGGCACCGCCAAGGACGGCCCGGACGCCACGTGGAGCTCGACGGTCGTCAGCCTCGGGGTCAAGACCGCGAGCGCCGCGTCCCGCGCGAGCGTCGCCGAGGCCTCCCGGGCCGCCGCGGCGTCGCAGCAGCTCGCCCAGGCGAGCGTCGACACCGACGAGGAAGCCGTGAACATGCTCGCCTACCAGCGCGCGTACGAGGGGGCCGCCCGGGTCCTCACCGCCATCGACGAGATGCTCGACACACTCATCAACCGCACCGGCGTGGTCGGGAGGTAG
- a CDS encoding sacsin N-terminal ATP-binding-like domain-containing protein, producing the protein MSPDAFGTAALRAAVLEAWRASPARLREDANTEEDHARGYYRDRVLVELAQNAADAATRAGVPGRLLLRLASTPEGSVLIAANTGAPLDEAGVASLASMRASAKREGYVAPAHPFGRGPAVVGRFGVGFAAVRAVADEVSVLSTTGGVRFSLADTVSLLAEASADVPALADEVRRRDGSLPALRLPLPAEGSPPTGYDTAVVLELRDEVAADEVRALLAAVGDPLLLALPGLVEVLVEDDAAPRPVRRVADLHERWHVASAHGELDLALLADRPVEERTARGWRVTWAVPRAAAPPEPVDTLGPTGRAAPTATWTPVVHAPTPTDEPCTLPALLVATLPLDPSRRRVAPGPLTDAVLAHAAHVYAVLAAGAAEHGDDPLALVPTGLPAGVLDGTLRRLVVERLTRTPLLPSGAAGVAAPGTGGQPGGEGAGDRGSVARADLVEPGRAVAVEGEVGRDPAAVHALAAHARGLVLLRPGREAAARTLGVELRPLADVVEELPAVRGAEPGEWRVLYAALDGAAHDPATREALGALPVPLADGRVVRGARGLVLLDDAGRSPDVVDALGVLGRWGLRVVHPDAAHPLLARLGATIPDAAGLLAHPAVRQAVLDQADDDDLALASDVTEAVLALVSAAVSECGGASEDAGPLAAVAPWLGLLTLPAADGEPTPAHGLVVPGSTAAGLLDDRVLASVQVELVERWGTDVLVAAGVRQDLVVVQVGDVVAGAVDLGSSDADALAAGSLDAWEDYAEELAEVFGAGAYVPDVRAVADLDAVGPGQWPAVLARLAERPDLRSALLDPVRAEGATAAGAPSYTAWWLRERADLGLGRPFAVRGARDDALTRLLPGAPDVLAGVDTEVQRALGGAGSLDGLDPGAWRHVLDGLGAAGSPVELAVAAGLWRTWASLAGGPSGAGVGPGDEVELVPALVGPTRVAVVHADDAAVADSPMWWQRTDVAALVPAAAAGLDLTDAPDAADGRTPAAALAALLGLPLASDLADGVVDDGADDADAPDDADAPDDDARAGGEPVPTPEAVLRLLPDAPVTWVEHDELRVDGVPVDWWVEGSGPRAVVRATQLAALARGLAQAAGRWADRHAVELVLTEPGRADEIAVEQAADPAS; encoded by the coding sequence GTGAGCCCGGACGCCTTCGGCACCGCTGCGCTGCGCGCGGCCGTGCTGGAGGCGTGGCGTGCCTCACCCGCGCGGCTGCGTGAGGACGCCAACACCGAGGAGGACCACGCCCGCGGCTACTACCGCGACCGCGTGCTCGTCGAGCTGGCCCAGAACGCCGCCGACGCGGCGACGCGTGCGGGGGTGCCCGGGCGGCTGCTGCTGCGCCTCGCGTCGACGCCGGAGGGTTCCGTGCTCATCGCCGCCAACACGGGCGCACCGCTCGACGAGGCCGGGGTCGCGTCGCTCGCGTCGATGCGTGCGTCGGCGAAGCGTGAGGGCTACGTCGCTCCGGCCCACCCGTTCGGGCGGGGGCCCGCGGTCGTCGGGCGGTTCGGCGTGGGGTTCGCGGCGGTGCGGGCGGTCGCCGACGAGGTCTCGGTGCTCTCGACCACCGGGGGTGTGCGGTTCTCGCTCGCGGACACCGTGAGCCTGCTCGCGGAGGCGTCGGCGGACGTGCCCGCGCTCGCCGACGAGGTCCGGCGCCGCGACGGCTCCCTCCCCGCGCTGCGGCTGCCGCTCCCGGCCGAGGGGTCGCCGCCCACGGGCTACGACACCGCGGTCGTGCTCGAGCTGCGGGACGAGGTCGCGGCCGACGAGGTGCGCGCGCTGCTCGCCGCCGTGGGCGACCCCCTGCTGCTGGCGCTGCCCGGGCTGGTCGAGGTCCTGGTCGAGGATGACGCGGCCCCGCGGCCCGTGCGGCGGGTCGCGGACCTGCACGAGCGCTGGCACGTCGCGTCGGCGCACGGCGAGCTCGACCTGGCGCTCCTCGCGGACCGCCCGGTCGAGGAGCGCACCGCGCGGGGCTGGCGCGTGACGTGGGCGGTCCCGCGCGCCGCGGCACCCCCCGAGCCGGTGGACACGCTCGGACCCACCGGTCGCGCAGCCCCGACCGCCACCTGGACCCCGGTCGTGCACGCCCCGACGCCGACCGACGAGCCGTGCACGCTGCCGGCGCTGCTGGTCGCGACGCTCCCGCTCGACCCGTCGCGCCGCCGCGTCGCACCCGGCCCGCTCACGGACGCCGTCCTCGCGCACGCGGCCCACGTCTACGCGGTGCTCGCGGCGGGGGCGGCGGAGCACGGGGACGACCCGCTCGCGCTCGTCCCGACCGGGCTCCCGGCCGGGGTGCTCGACGGCACGCTCCGCCGGCTCGTGGTCGAACGGCTCACGCGCACGCCGCTGCTGCCCTCGGGCGCCGCAGGGGTCGCGGCCCCCGGGACGGGCGGGCAGCCGGGCGGCGAGGGCGCCGGCGACCGGGGAAGCGTGGCCCGCGCGGACCTCGTCGAGCCCGGGCGCGCGGTCGCCGTCGAGGGCGAGGTGGGACGGGACCCCGCCGCCGTGCACGCGCTCGCCGCGCACGCCCGCGGGCTCGTGCTGCTGCGTCCGGGCCGCGAGGCGGCGGCGCGGACGCTCGGCGTCGAGCTCCGCCCGCTCGCGGACGTGGTCGAGGAGCTCCCCGCCGTCCGGGGCGCGGAGCCGGGGGAGTGGCGTGTCCTCTACGCGGCGCTCGACGGCGCGGCGCACGACCCGGCGACGCGCGAGGCGCTCGGGGCGCTGCCCGTGCCGCTCGCCGACGGCCGGGTCGTCCGCGGCGCGCGCGGCCTCGTGCTGCTGGACGACGCGGGGCGCAGCCCCGACGTCGTCGACGCGCTCGGGGTGCTGGGCCGGTGGGGGTTGCGCGTCGTGCACCCGGACGCCGCTCACCCGCTGCTCGCCCGGCTCGGTGCGACCATCCCCGACGCCGCGGGCCTGCTCGCGCACCCGGCCGTGCGGCAGGCGGTGCTCGACCAGGCCGACGACGACGACCTCGCGCTCGCGAGCGACGTCACCGAGGCGGTCCTCGCGCTGGTGTCCGCCGCCGTCTCCGAGTGCGGCGGCGCGTCGGAGGACGCCGGGCCGCTCGCCGCCGTCGCCCCCTGGCTCGGGCTCCTCACGCTGCCCGCGGCGGACGGCGAGCCGACCCCCGCGCACGGGCTCGTCGTCCCGGGGTCGACGGCCGCGGGGCTGCTCGACGACCGCGTGCTCGCCTCGGTGCAGGTCGAGCTCGTCGAGCGCTGGGGCACCGACGTGCTCGTCGCCGCGGGGGTGCGCCAGGACCTCGTCGTCGTGCAGGTCGGGGACGTCGTCGCCGGGGCGGTCGACCTCGGGTCGTCGGACGCCGACGCGCTCGCCGCCGGGTCGCTCGACGCGTGGGAGGACTACGCCGAGGAGCTCGCGGAGGTGTTCGGCGCGGGCGCGTACGTGCCCGACGTGCGCGCCGTGGCGGACCTCGACGCCGTCGGGCCGGGGCAGTGGCCCGCGGTGCTCGCACGGCTCGCGGAGCGCCCGGACCTGCGCAGCGCGCTGCTCGACCCGGTGCGGGCCGAGGGTGCGACGGCGGCCGGCGCCCCCTCGTACACCGCGTGGTGGCTGCGCGAGCGCGCCGACCTCGGGCTCGGTCGCCCGTTCGCCGTCCGGGGCGCGCGCGACGACGCGCTCACGCGACTGCTGCCGGGCGCGCCGGACGTGCTCGCCGGCGTCGACACCGAGGTGCAGCGCGCGCTCGGCGGTGCCGGGTCGCTCGACGGCCTCGACCCCGGTGCGTGGCGGCACGTGCTCGACGGGCTCGGCGCCGCGGGCTCGCCGGTCGAGCTCGCGGTCGCGGCCGGGCTCTGGCGCACGTGGGCGTCGCTCGCCGGCGGGCCGTCCGGCGCGGGGGTGGGCCCGGGCGACGAGGTCGAGCTCGTGCCGGCCCTCGTCGGACCGACCCGCGTCGCGGTCGTGCACGCCGACGACGCCGCCGTCGCCGACTCCCCGATGTGGTGGCAGCGCACCGACGTAGCGGCGCTCGTCCCGGCCGCGGCCGCCGGTCTCGACCTGACCGATGCCCCTGACGCCGCCGACGGGCGGACCCCCGCCGCGGCTCTCGCGGCGCTGCTCGGGCTGCCGCTCGCGTCGGACCTCGCGGACGGCGTGGTCGACGACGGCGCGGACGACGCGGACGCCCCGGACGACGCGGACGCCCCGGACGACGACGCGCGTGCGGGCGGTGAGCCCGTCCCGACCCCGGAGGCGGTGCTGCGGCTGCTGCCCGACGCTCCGGTGACGTGGGTCGAGCACGACGAGCTGCGCGTCGACGGCGTACCCGTGGACTGGTGGGTCGAGGGCTCCGGTCCGCGTGCGGTCGTGCGCGCGACGCAGCTGGCGGCGCTGGCCCGCGGGCTGGCGCAGGCGGCCGGGCGGTGGGCGGACCGGCACGCGGTCGAGCTCGTGCTCACCGAGCCGGGACGTGCCGACGAGATCGCCGTCGAGCAGGCCGCCGACCCCGCGTCCTGA
- a CDS encoding DUF2530 domain-containing protein, which produces MPSLLELVLHPDRRKPAPEPVPVSLGPAFVVGSATWLVALAIMVLWPGVEVTSTVIATCFVGVLLGGLGLLWSRRQR; this is translated from the coding sequence GTGCCCTCGCTGCTCGAGCTCGTGCTCCACCCCGACCGTCGCAAGCCCGCGCCCGAGCCCGTCCCGGTGAGCCTCGGGCCGGCGTTCGTCGTCGGCAGCGCGACGTGGCTCGTCGCGCTCGCAATCATGGTGCTGTGGCCGGGCGTCGAGGTGACGTCGACGGTCATCGCCACCTGCTTCGTGGGGGTCCTGCTCGGCGGCCTCGGCCTGCTCTGGTCCCGCCGCCAGCGCTAG
- the flgL gene encoding flagellar hook-associated protein FlgL, with protein MTHQTVQRSTLGNLQQNLSTMADLQAKMSSGKNINLPSDDPAGASDMLRLRGEQRAQTQFARNADDGNGWLTTVDSALTSSLSTMRRARDLVVQGGNGGLGATSREALAAEIDGLRAALLEQANTSYLGRSVFAGTSDAGVAFTDAYAFTGTPGSSVERRVAENTTVRVDADGAAVYGEGAGSVFALLETVSATLRSGGDVTAHLTAIDARFDAMLTQVSGVGARQNRVQDAQSTLLETQQSTKAQLSAIEDVDLAGIILELQMQEVAYQGALGAAGKVLQPTLMEFLR; from the coding sequence GTGACGCACCAGACGGTCCAGCGCTCGACGCTCGGGAACCTGCAGCAGAACCTGTCCACGATGGCGGACCTGCAGGCCAAGATGTCGAGCGGCAAGAACATCAACCTGCCCTCGGACGACCCCGCTGGGGCGTCCGACATGCTCCGCCTGCGGGGCGAGCAGCGCGCCCAGACGCAGTTCGCCCGCAACGCGGACGACGGCAACGGCTGGCTCACCACGGTCGACTCGGCGCTCACCTCGTCGCTGTCGACGATGCGCCGGGCCCGCGACCTCGTGGTCCAGGGCGGCAACGGCGGGCTCGGCGCCACGTCGCGCGAGGCCCTCGCCGCGGAGATCGACGGGCTGCGCGCGGCGCTGCTCGAGCAGGCCAACACGAGCTACCTCGGCCGCAGCGTCTTCGCCGGCACGTCCGACGCGGGCGTCGCGTTCACCGACGCCTACGCGTTCACCGGCACCCCGGGCTCGAGCGTCGAGCGGCGCGTCGCGGAGAACACCACCGTGCGCGTCGACGCCGACGGGGCCGCCGTCTACGGCGAGGGCGCCGGCTCGGTGTTCGCGCTCCTCGAGACGGTGTCCGCGACCCTGCGCTCGGGCGGTGACGTCACGGCGCACCTGACCGCGATCGACGCGCGCTTCGACGCGATGCTGACCCAGGTCTCGGGCGTCGGCGCACGCCAGAACCGGGTGCAGGACGCGCAGAGCACGCTGCTGGAGACCCAGCAGTCCACGAAGGCCCAGCTGTCCGCGATCGAGGACGTCGACCTCGCGGGCATCATCCTCGAGCTCCAGATGCAGGAGGTCGCCTACCAGGGCGCCCTCGGAGCGGCCGGCAAGGTCCTGCAGCCGACACTGATGGAGTTCCTGCGATGA
- a CDS encoding flagellar assembly protein FliW, translated as MTQTTVMTNHATHPFTGVHVPTTLHLREPLPGLPGHTEFDVTSLDDIGVLHAIRSVPAAGAQPVRLFVVVPQPFFPDYAPAVSAEAVAAVGAPAERLVLLVVVHPADGPHPATANLLAPLVVDPVTGAAVQSVVDEDWPLRAPLA; from the coding sequence ATGACCCAGACGACCGTCATGACAAATCACGCGACGCACCCGTTCACGGGCGTGCATGTCCCCACCACGCTGCACCTGCGCGAGCCCCTGCCGGGCCTGCCCGGGCACACCGAGTTCGACGTCACATCGCTCGACGACATCGGCGTCCTGCACGCGATCCGCTCGGTCCCTGCGGCCGGGGCGCAGCCCGTGCGCCTGTTCGTCGTCGTGCCGCAGCCGTTCTTCCCCGACTACGCCCCCGCGGTCTCCGCCGAGGCGGTCGCGGCGGTCGGTGCCCCGGCGGAGCGCCTCGTGCTGCTCGTCGTCGTGCACCCCGCCGACGGCCCGCACCCGGCGACCGCGAACCTGCTCGCCCCGCTCGTCGTCGACCCCGTCACGGGCGCCGCCGTCCAGAGCGTCGTCGACGAGGACTGGCCGCTGCGCGCACCGCTCGCCTGA
- a CDS encoding sigma-70 family RNA polymerase sigma factor, protein MTTTGHPTDELVVANLALVGYQVSEVLMRVPPTVSRDDLASAGHLALVLAARAYDPTTGVPFARYAALRIRGALLDELRSMDWATRGARHRARELASTSERLTATLGRTPNREELASALGTDVASVDQARQDAERRVLSIDSTVNPIAELVSDKSPGPEESLLTNERLRYLRAGVDTLPERLRVVVEQLFFHDRPVSELAEELGVTQSRISQLRTEALGLLRDGLNASLDPDLVPAAERPDGVAERRRQGYFAAVAARAAMGASAAGVTLSPSVPTQRPSVSAEQRSLSTAS, encoded by the coding sequence GTGACAACCACTGGACACCCCACGGACGAGCTCGTCGTCGCGAACCTGGCCCTCGTCGGCTACCAGGTCTCCGAAGTACTCATGCGCGTCCCCCCGACCGTCAGCCGCGACGACCTGGCGTCCGCCGGCCACCTCGCGCTCGTCCTCGCCGCCCGGGCCTACGACCCGACCACCGGCGTTCCCTTCGCCCGCTACGCCGCGCTGCGCATCCGCGGCGCGCTGCTCGACGAGCTGCGCTCCATGGACTGGGCGACCCGCGGCGCACGCCACCGTGCCCGTGAGCTCGCCAGCACGAGCGAGCGCCTCACCGCGACGCTCGGGCGCACCCCGAACCGCGAGGAGCTCGCCTCCGCGCTCGGCACCGACGTCGCGAGCGTCGACCAGGCCCGCCAGGACGCCGAGCGCCGCGTGCTCAGCATCGACTCCACGGTCAACCCGATCGCGGAGCTCGTGAGCGACAAGTCGCCCGGCCCCGAGGAGTCGCTCCTCACGAACGAGCGCCTGCGCTACCTGCGTGCCGGCGTCGACACGCTCCCCGAGCGCCTGCGCGTCGTCGTCGAGCAGCTCTTCTTCCACGACCGCCCCGTCTCCGAGCTCGCCGAGGAGCTGGGCGTCACCCAGTCCCGCATCAGCCAGCTGCGCACCGAGGCCCTCGGCCTGCTGCGCGACGGGCTCAACGCGAGCCTCGACCCCGACCTGGTGCCGGCCGCCGAGCGTCCGGACGGCGTCGCCGAGCGTCGCCGCCAGGGCTACTTCGCCGCTGTCGCCGCGCGTGCCGCCATGGGGGCCTCGGCCGCCGGCGTCACGCTCAGCCCGTCCGTCCCGACGCAGCGCCCCAGCGTCTCCGCCGAGCAGCGCTCGCTCAGCACCGCCTCCTGA